ACTGGTTTTATCAAGTCCCGTCACTTGGATGATAAAGTCAGCGCAGCGATTTTGCTCAATCTTCTTCGTGTTTATAAGGAAGAGGGGATTGCATTGCCAGTAACAACTCATTTTGCTTTTTCAGTCTTTGAAGAGGTGGGCCACGGTGCCAACTCCAATATTCCAGCTCAGGTAGTAGAATATCTGGCTGTCGATATGGGAGCTATGGGCGATGACCAGCAGACGGATGAGTATACAGTGTCTATCTGTGTCAAGGATGCTTCGGGTCCCTATCACTACGACTTCCGTCAACATTTAGTGGCTTTGGCAAAGGAGCAAGATATTCCATTTAAGCTCGATATTTATCCATTTTACGGTTCGGATGCTTCCGCAGCTATGTCAGCAGGAGCAGAGGTCAAGCATGCCCTCCTTGGAGCTGGTATTGAGTCCAGTCACTCTTACGAACGAACACACATTGATTCGGTCGTGGCGACTGAGCGTATGGTAGACGCCTATCTCAAGAGTGCATTGGTAGACTAATATGTGCTTGATTTGTCAAAGAATTGAATGGATAAAGGTAGGGAAGAATCCCTACTTTGTAAAAGAACTAGAAACAGGCTATGTTGTTATTGGAGACCACCAATACTTTAGGGGTTATACCTTATTTCTAGCAAAGGAGCATGTCACAGAACTCTATCAGATGGAGAGTTCTGTGAAACTTCGTTTTCTAGAGGAAATGAGTTTGGTCCAAGAAGCTGTTGCCAAAGCGTTTAAAGCTGAAAAGATGAACATCGAACTTCTAGGAAATGGAGATGCCCACGCTCACTGGCACCTCTTTCCAAGACGATCAGGTGATATGAATGGTCATGGTCTTAATGGTCGTGGTCCAGTCTGGTGGGTGCCCTGGGAAGAAATGGCGGCAGAAGATTGCCAAGTGCAATCCCGTGAGTTGGAACAAATGATTAAAACCTTATCCGATGAATTAGAGAAGCATGTGATTTAAGAGAGGAAGAAAAAAATGAAAAAAAGATACATCGTTTTATCCGGTTTGCTAGCAGTAACCCTAGCAGCATGTTCTCAAGAAACACCTAAAAATGAAGAAAATACTCAAAAAACGGAACAAACTAGTCAACCTGAGGGTACTGTAGGGAGCAAATCTCAAGCTTCTAGTCAGAAGAAGGCAGAAGTTGTCAATAAGGGAGATCACTATAGTATACAAGGGAAATACGATGAAATCGTCGTAGCTAATAAGCACTATCCTTTGTCAAAAGACTACAATCCAGGAGAAAATCCAACAGCCAAGGCGGAGTTGCTGAAACTCATTGCAGCAATGCAAGCAGCTGGCTACCCAATCAGCGATCACTACAGTGGTTTTAGAAGTTATGAAACTCAAACCAAACTTTATCAAGACTATGTGAATCAAGATGGTAAGGAAGAGGCAGATCGCTACTCAGCCCGCCCTGGATACAGTGAACACCAAACAGGTCTTGCTTTTGATTTGATTGGGACTAATGGAGAATTGGTTACAGAGGAGAAGGCGGCCCAGTGGCTCTTAGATCATGCAGCTGACTATGGTTTTGTAGTTCGCTATCTCAAAGGCAAGGAAAAAGAGACTGGCTACATGGCGGAAGAATGGCATCTTCGCTACGTCGGAAAAGAAGCCAAAGAAATTGCTGCAAGTGGTCTCAGTTTGGAAGAGTACTATGGCTTTGAAGGCGGAGATTACGTCGATTAAAAAAGAAATTTTTCTCTTGCATTTTTAGATAAATAGTGTATAATAGATGGGTATGTGTAAAGCATACTTGTGGGAGGTAAAAATCTTACATTACCGCCAAAACCACAAAGGAGGATTTAAAAATGGCTAAAAAAGTCGAAAAACTTGTAAAATTGCAAATCCCTGCTGGTAAAGCTACACCAGCTCCACCGGTTGGACCTGCTCTTGGTCAAGCTGGTATCAACATCATGGGATTCACAAAAGAGTTCAACGCTCGTACAGCTGACCAAGCTGGTATGATCATTCCAGTTGTTATCTCAGTATACGAAGACAAATCATTTACTTTCGTTACAAAAACACCACCAGCTGCTGTTCTTTTGAAAAAAGCTGCAGGTGTTGAAAAAGGATCAGGTACACCTAACAAAACTAAAGTTGCTACAGTTACTCGTGCACAAGTACAAGAAATTGCAGAAACTAAGATGCCAGATTTGAACGCGGCAAACATTGAGTCTGCAATGCGTATGATCGAAGGTACTGCTCGTTCTATGGGATTCACTGTTGTTGACTAATCAATAACACCCCCAATATAACCCGCAAGACTTCATCATTTCGAGAAGTGACGTGGGAGATGAAAATCGATTGAACCACTTACAAGGAGAATAGAAAATGGCTAAAAAAAGCAAACAACTTCGTGCTGCACTTGAGAAAATCGACAGCACAAAAGCGTACAGCGTAGAAGAAGCTGTAGCACTTGCAAAAGAAACTAACTTTGCAAAATTTGACGCAACTGTAGAAGTTGCTTACAACTTGAACATCGACGTTAAAAAAGCTGACCAACAAATCCGTGGCGCAATGGTATTGCCAAACGGTACTGGTAAAACTTCACGCGTTCTTGTTTTCGCACGTGGTGCAAAAGCTGAAGAAGCAAAAGCTGCTGGTGCAGACTTCGTTGGTGAAGATGACCTTGTTGCGAAAATCAACGACGGTTGGTTGGACTTTGACGTAGTTATCGCTACACCTGACATGATGGCTCTTGTTGGACGTCTTGGACGTGTCCTTGGACCACGTAACTTGATGCCAAACCCTAAAACTGGTACTGTAACAATGGATGTTGCTAAAGCAGTTGAAGAGTCTAAAGGTGGTAAAATTACTTACCGTGCTGACCGTGCAGGTAACGTTCAAGCAATCATCGGTAAAGTATCATTTGAAGCTGAAAAATTGGTTGAAAACTTCAAAGCGTTCAACGAAACAATCCAAAAAGCAAAACCAGCTACAGCTAAAGGAACTTACGTAACAAACTTGACAATCACAACTACTCAAGGTGTTGGTATCAAGGTTGACGTAAACTCACTTTAATCAACTAAAATCTCTGGCTTCGGTCAGAGTTTTTTTATTCAAATCTATCAACAAAGGATTGGAGGAAATAAAATTGTTGAGAGAAGCTGTACAGGAGGATTTATTTGAGTTATTAAATCTCTACCTGTCCTTACATGAGAAAGAGATTCCAGAAGATAGTCTTCATTTGCAGCAAGTATGGAGTGAGATGATTTCTGACCAGCGCCATCATGTTATCGTGAAAGAGGTGGAAGGAAGAATAGTCTCCTCCTGTATTTGTGTCATTATTCCCAATTTGACGAGAGGTGTGAGACCCTATGCTTTGATAGAAAATGTGGTGACTCGAGAAGAAGATAGAGGGAAAGGGTATGCAAGTTCCTGTCTTGAATATGCTAAACAAATAGCTAAAGAGGGAAATTGTTATAAGATGATGCTCCTGACAGGTTCTAAAAATGCCAGTACTCAGAATTTTTATAAGGGAGCTGGTTATAATAGTGAAGATAAAACAGCCTATATTCAGTGGTTGGATTAAAACTTGAATCTTAAATCAGCAGGACGAAATCTTGGATTAGCAAATAAAAATCTTCTATTTCTTCTTTCACAGAAAATATGGTATAATAGAGAGTAAAAACTTTGAAAGAAAGAAAAAGATGAATTTAAAAGATTATATCGCAACGATTGAAAATTATCCTAAGGAAGGTATTACCTTCCGTGATATCAGCCCTTTGATGGCAGATGGAAATGCTTATAGCTATGCTGTTCGTGAAATCGTTCAGTATGCAACAGACAAGAAGATCGACATGATCGTGGGTCCAGAAGCTCGTGGATTTATTGTCGGCTGTCCCGTTGCCTTTGAGTTGGGGATTGGATTTGCTCCTGTTCGTAAACCAGGGAAATTGCCACGTGAAGTGATTTCTGCTGACTATGAAAAAGAGTACGGTATTGATACCTTGACCATGCACGCAGATGCCATCAAGCCAGGTCAACGCGTTCTCATTGTAGATGACCTCTTGGCGACAGGTGGAACTGTCAAGGCAACCATTGAAATGATCGAAAGACTTGGTGGAGTTGTGGCAGGTTGTGCTTTCTTGATTGAACTTGATGAACTTAAAGGCCGCGAAAAAATCGGTGATTACGATTACAAGGTACTTATGCATTATTAATGAAAAACAGTCCTTGGGGCTGTTTTCTCTTCATCTGCTATATAAACAAACTATAGCTAGTTAGAGAAAAACTATAATTGAAAACTATATCTTCTTGCAGTATAATAAAAGGACTAAGTGTTTGAGATTTGACTTCAAACACATTCAATTATTTCTAAAAGAGTACAGTTAGGAGAAGGTTATGCCGATTAGAATTGATAAAAAATTGCCAGCTGTTGAGATTTTACGGACAGAGAATATCTTTGTCATGGATGATCAACGTGCGGCCCACCAAGATATCCGTCCCTTGAAAATTTTGATTTTAAACCTAATGCCCAAAAAAGTGGTCACAGAGACCCAGTTGTTACGGCATTTAGCAAATACTCCTTTGCAATTGGACATAGACTTTCTCTATATGGAGAGCCACCGTTCCAAGACGACTCGTGCAGAGCATATGGAGACTTTTTATAAAACTTTTCCTGAAGTCAAGGACGAGTATTTTGATGGGATGATTATCACAGGGGCTCCGATTGAGCATTTACCATTTGAGGAAGTGGACTATTGGGAGGAATTCAGTCAGGTGCTTGAGTGGTCCAAGACCCATGTCTATTCGACCCTTCATATCTGCTGGGGTGCCCAAGCAGGTCTTTATGCTCGCTATGGAGTTGATAAACACCAGATGGAGCAGAAATTGTCAGGCATTTACCCGCAGGATACCTTGAAAGAGGGCCATCTTCTCTTTCGTGGTTTTGATGATAGCTATGTAGCTCCCCATTCTCGTTATACAGAAATCTATAAGGAAGAGATATTAGGAAAAACCAATCTGGAAATCCTCTCTGAGGGAGAACAAGTCGGCGTTTCTATTTTAGCCAGTCGGGATCTTCGTGAGATTTATAGTTTTGGTCATTTAGAATATGACCGTGATACTCTAGCAAAAGAGTATTTTCGTGATTATGAGGCAGGGCTTAATCCTCACATTCCGGAAAATTACTTCAAAAATGATGATGTGAATGAGACACCGTGTCTCTGTTGGTCTTCATCAGCTGCCCTCTTTTTCAGTAACTGGGTTAACTATGCCGTTTATCAGGAAACTCCTTTTGACTGGAAAAAGGTAGAGGATGACGCAGCTTCATTTGGATATTTATAAGAGGAATTATGACATATTTTGACGCTTTTAAATCAGGGAACTTGGTTTTGCCAAGTGCCCTGCTCTTGCATTTTAAGGAACTCTTTCCTTCTAGTGATGATTTTCTCGTCTGGCAATTTTTTTATCTACAAAACACATCTGCTTTGGATGAGCTGTCGCCAAGCCAAATCGCAGAAACCATTGGAAAAGAACTTGCAGATGTCAACCAATCCATTTCAAACTTGACTGAAAATGGTTTGCTACAATATCGGACCATTGAACTAAATGGGGAAATTGAGCTGATTTTTGATGCTAGTTTGGCTTTTGAACGCTTGGATAGCTTGCTAGACAACCAAACTCCAGTTGCAACTACCCCAAACCC
Above is a window of Streptococcus oralis subsp. dentisani DNA encoding:
- the ldcB gene encoding LD-carboxypeptidase LdcB/DacB yields the protein MKKRYIVLSGLLAVTLAACSQETPKNEENTQKTEQTSQPEGTVGSKSQASSQKKAEVVNKGDHYSIQGKYDEIVVANKHYPLSKDYNPGENPTAKAELLKLIAAMQAAGYPISDHYSGFRSYETQTKLYQDYVNQDGKEEADRYSARPGYSEHQTGLAFDLIGTNGELVTEEKAAQWLLDHAADYGFVVRYLKGKEKETGYMAEEWHLRYVGKEAKEIAASGLSLEEYYGFEGGDYVD
- a CDS encoding adenine phosphoribosyltransferase codes for the protein MNLKDYIATIENYPKEGITFRDISPLMADGNAYSYAVREIVQYATDKKIDMIVGPEARGFIVGCPVAFELGIGFAPVRKPGKLPREVISADYEKEYGIDTLTMHADAIKPGQRVLIVDDLLATGGTVKATIEMIERLGGVVAGCAFLIELDELKGREKIGDYDYKVLMHY
- a CDS encoding GNAT family N-acetyltransferase, with product MLREAVQEDLFELLNLYLSLHEKEIPEDSLHLQQVWSEMISDQRHHVIVKEVEGRIVSSCICVIIPNLTRGVRPYALIENVVTREEDRGKGYASSCLEYAKQIAKEGNCYKMMLLTGSKNASTQNFYKGAGYNSEDKTAYIQWLD
- a CDS encoding M42 family metallopeptidase yields the protein MNQTINYIKELTAITSPTGFTREISEYLVHTLEELGYQPVRTAKGGVNVAIKGQNDEQHRYVTAHVDTLGAIVRAVKPDGRLKMDRVGGFPWNMIEGENCTVHVASTGKKVSGTILIHQTSCHVYKDAGTAERTQDNMEVRLDAKVTNEKETRALGIEVGDFISFDPRTVVTETGFIKSRHLDDKVSAAILLNLLRVYKEEGIALPVTTHFAFSVFEEVGHGANSNIPAQVVEYLAVDMGAMGDDQQTDEYTVSICVKDASGPYHYDFRQHLVALAKEQDIPFKLDIYPFYGSDASAAMSAGAEVKHALLGAGIESSHSYERTHIDSVVATERMVDAYLKSALVD
- the rplK gene encoding 50S ribosomal protein L11 gives rise to the protein MAKKVEKLVKLQIPAGKATPAPPVGPALGQAGINIMGFTKEFNARTADQAGMIIPVVISVYEDKSFTFVTKTPPAAVLLKKAAGVEKGSGTPNKTKVATVTRAQVQEIAETKMPDLNAANIESAMRMIEGTARSMGFTVVD
- a CDS encoding DnaD domain-containing protein; this translates as MTYFDAFKSGNLVLPSALLLHFKELFPSSDDFLVWQFFYLQNTSALDELSPSQIAETIGKELADVNQSISNLTENGLLQYRTIELNGEIELIFDASLAFERLDSLLDNQTPVATTPNPQNQLKDLVETFQQELGRLLTPFEIEDLSKTVKEDGIKADLIKEALREAVLNGKPNWKYIQAILRNWRHEGIQSVAQVEAKRAEREANNPKQVQASADFLDAMNLWQD
- the metA gene encoding homoserine O-acetyltransferase MetA, which encodes MPIRIDKKLPAVEILRTENIFVMDDQRAAHQDIRPLKILILNLMPKKVVTETQLLRHLANTPLQLDIDFLYMESHRSKTTRAEHMETFYKTFPEVKDEYFDGMIITGAPIEHLPFEEVDYWEEFSQVLEWSKTHVYSTLHICWGAQAGLYARYGVDKHQMEQKLSGIYPQDTLKEGHLLFRGFDDSYVAPHSRYTEIYKEEILGKTNLEILSEGEQVGVSILASRDLREIYSFGHLEYDRDTLAKEYFRDYEAGLNPHIPENYFKNDDVNETPCLCWSSSAALFFSNWVNYAVYQETPFDWKKVEDDAASFGYL
- a CDS encoding HIT family protein yields the protein MCLICQRIEWIKVGKNPYFVKELETGYVVIGDHQYFRGYTLFLAKEHVTELYQMESSVKLRFLEEMSLVQEAVAKAFKAEKMNIELLGNGDAHAHWHLFPRRSGDMNGHGLNGRGPVWWVPWEEMAAEDCQVQSRELEQMIKTLSDELEKHVI
- the rplA gene encoding 50S ribosomal protein L1; the encoded protein is MAKKSKQLRAALEKIDSTKAYSVEEAVALAKETNFAKFDATVEVAYNLNIDVKKADQQIRGAMVLPNGTGKTSRVLVFARGAKAEEAKAAGADFVGEDDLVAKINDGWLDFDVVIATPDMMALVGRLGRVLGPRNLMPNPKTGTVTMDVAKAVEESKGGKITYRADRAGNVQAIIGKVSFEAEKLVENFKAFNETIQKAKPATAKGTYVTNLTITTTQGVGIKVDVNSL